A region from the Arachis ipaensis cultivar K30076 chromosome B01, Araip1.1, whole genome shotgun sequence genome encodes:
- the LOC107636658 gene encoding F-box protein CPR30 — protein sequence MADLLPPEVITDILSRLPVHSLIRFRCTCKSWRSLIDSTHFILLHLRTSLSSHSHSTLVLRRDSELYQVNLGTLDRAIELNHPLMCYSNSIKVLGSCNGLLCLCNVAEDIALWNPNIRKHRLLPYLPAERRERDTTLFAARVYGFGYDSFGEDYKLVRISYFVDLHSRTFYSHVKLYSLRVDSWKSLPNMPYGLCCARTMGVFVGGALHWVVTRKLEPDQPDLIVAFDLRLESFSEVPLPETGNVNGNFEMDVSLLGGCLCMVEHRGSTRIDVWVMEEYGSVDSWCKLFSLTEHHNLRSLKSVKPLAYSGDGDRVLMEHDHKKLCWYSLKDKVVSEAKIPGMPHLIEATVYVGTLVPPTLLIKSDGGAKQKHGDDKGRRRRDDFLSQGFKLTL from the coding sequence ATGGCGGATCTTCTTCCGCCGGAGGTCATCACCGACATACTCTCCCGGTTACCGGTCCACTCCCTAATCCGCTTCCGATGCACGTGCAAGTCATGGCGCTCCCTCATCGACAGCACTCACTTCATCCTCCTCCACCTTCGCACCTCCCTCAGCTCCCACTCCCACTCCACTCTAGTTCTCCGCCGTGACTCCGAACTCTACCAGGTCAATCTCGGAACCCTAGACAGGGCAATCGAGCTCAACCACCCGCTCATGTGCTACAGCAACAGCATCAAGGTCCTCGGTTCCTGCAACGGCCTCCTATGCCTCTGCAACGTCGCCGAAGACATCGCTCTCTGGAACCCTAACATTAGGAAGCATCGCCTCCTCCCTTACCTTCCAGCGGAGCGCCGAGAGCGTGACACCACGCTCTTTGCAGCGCGCGTCTACGGATTCGGCTACGATTCCTTCGGCGAAGATTACAAATTGGTGAGGATTTCGTATTTCGTTGACCTGCACAGTCGCACTTTCTATTCTCACGTGAAGCTTTACAGCTTGAGAGTCGATTCCTGGAAGAGCCTCCCAAACATGCCCTATGGCCTCTGTTGCGCGCGTACGATGGGGGTTTTCGTCGGTGGCGCGTTGCACTGGGTCGTGACTAGGAAACTCGAACCGGATCAGCCCGATTTGATTGTCGCCTTCGATCTGAGATTGGAGAGTTTCAGTGAAGTTCCGCTGCCGGAAACTGGAAATGTTAATGGGAACTTCGAGATGGATGTGTCGCTCTTGGGAGGGTGCCTCTGCATGGTGGAACATCGTGGGAGTACGAGGATTGATGTCTGGGTAATGGAGGAGTATGGATCGGTAGATTCTTGGTGCAAACTGTTCAGCTTGACGGAGCATCATAACTTGAGATCGTTGAAATCTGTGAAGCCATTGGCTTACTCGGGTGATGGTGACAGGGTTCTGATGGAACACGACCACAAGAAGCTATGCTGGTATAGCCTCAAAGACAAGGTGGTTAGTGAAGCTAAAATACCGGGAATGCCCCATTTGATTGAAGCGACCGTTTATGTGGGAACCCTTGTCCCACCAACGTTACTAATTAAAAGTGATGGCGGCGCTAAGCAGAAACATGGAGACGACAAGGGCAGGAGGAGAAG
- the LOC107613182 gene encoding proteoglycan 4-like, which yields MRKKTIAHKPPREKVYKLPSKPSTRSQDRTFTPSPSPPSSPPHTAPMARTKTTPRYPAPAKPTPPPKTTPSKPSSSKPGSSKGKRPAVAEPVPETAKPKSRSVPVRSQRGNPHRPLTSVREPDIDPFAHKSHYMTSHSDFNPHRFKSAMNHDFYEGVVQYRTLCPSFLADLPDLKKKDDSTAPSTEGTSISTRKKSTLLNVVRDVAQEFVSQLNHLIELSKEKRKLASKHENFLKKSRDRVAVLMTFIDNLQNDEDIGTDAEEEAASEGNGSDA from the exons atgaggaagaaaaccatagCACACAAGCCTCCTCGAGAAAAGGTGTATAAACTTCCATCCAAACCCTCCACTCGCTCCCAAGACCGCACCTTCACACCTTCACCATCTCCTCCTTCCTCTCCTCCTCACACTGCACCCATGGCGCGAACCAAGACTACACCAAGGTACCCTGCTCCTGCCAAGCCGACGCCACCACCTAAGACGACGCCCTCCAAACCGAGCTCTTCGAAACCTGGCTCATCCAAAGGGAAGCGTCCTGCTGTTGCAGAACCTGTTCCTGAGACAGCAAAACCTAAGTCAAGGTCTGTCCCTGTTCGATCACAAAGAGGTAACCCTCATCGCCCTCTCACATCtgttagagaaccagacattgatccttttgctcacAAATCACACTACATGACATCTCACTCAGACTTTAACCCCCATCGTTTTAAATCTGCCATGAACCATGATTTTTATGAGGGAGTCGTTCAGTATCGTACTCTATGTCCATCTTTTCTGGCTGATTTAcctgatttgaaaaagaaag ATGATTCTACTGCTCCTTCCACTGAGGGTACTTCCATCTCCACTAGGAAGAAATCCACTCTGCTGAATGTGGTCAGGGATGTTGCTCAAGAGTTTGTCTCCCAATTGAATCACTTGATTGAATTGAGCAAAGAGAAAAGGAAGCtggctagcaagcatgagaactttCTGAAGAAATCAAGGGATAGGGTGGCTGTACTTATGACTTTCATTGACAaccttcaaaatgatgaagacattggcacggatgctgaagaggaagctgCTTCGGAGGGAAATGGTTCTGATGCCTAA